The Ziziphus jujuba cultivar Dongzao chromosome 5, ASM3175591v1 genome segment aatttgtttaaaaaaaaaaaaaaaaatattctgcaAAAGGTAGCATGATTTCTCAGATATGATGACGTCAATAGATATGATGATTTCAATCATGTATGCAGTCCATGAATGGTTGAGCTTTTAGCCATAAAGAATGTTTTGATgctttcataaaattaaaaaaaaaaaaaaaaagaaaaaaaaaagaaaaaaagaaaaaaagtaaaaaagaagaagatgtttTGATGTTTTGCCAGCATAGTGGTTTGACTGGTGGAATTTTGATGAGCGACTGTCAGGTGGCCGTTCTCTAGCTAggggtttattgttttttggTGGAGGATATTCAGTTTATTGCTTTCCCTTTTCAATGTCTGTTATTTGTAAGTGCTCTTTTGCACATAGAGAAGCAAATGAGATCTTAGCTCGACATGCTCTATCCTTGGATGGTTTTGAATCTTGGTTGGAGGATGGCCCAGAGTAGCTGTCTTCCATTCTTCAAGATGATATGTGTACTGTTGCTTTTCATTTATGCATTTTAAggttttcttaataaaaaaaaaaatatagagtgAAGTAATTGTCTTGCATAAATGCCATAAACATTAGATACATGAGTCAGATTCCTTGTACCAATGTATTTTCActactattaataaaaaatcatcatgacttttaaaataatttaatacaatGGTGGATAAAAGacgataaattaaaaattttgaatccacaactaattttaacttttaattttttatccacCATTAGATTATATCATTTCAAATGGCCATTATGATCCGTCATACATATTGAACAAAAACTTTGATacgcatttttttattttttttaaatcaaaatgtgGAAGTCTGAGAAAGAAAACTACATTAACACATCGCAAGAAACCGGTTGTTCAACTCCCCTAGGAGCTTtctcaaaaacataaaaaccacAGATAAAGCTGTAATGCTACTTTTCTATGACAACTAATAGAGAAATCAACATTCCGATTTATAGCACTATTCCATAGCTTGTTATGCAGAATGCCTTTCAAATCACTCGGCTAGTAGTCCCTTAAGTGCAGTTAGTTCACTGATAATAATTATTCCTATATTTTGGAAAGCTAAGAAAACCATtctatttttaataacaaatccAGAGTCAATAAGGACTTGAAAATGCTTAATTTCTTGATATCATACTGGTTTTCATGATGTGTCAATGCTGGTTTTCATGATGTGTCAATGCTTCTCCTGGCGCAATTTGCCAGATTGCAAAATATGCATTTAATTAAGcttctaaaaaattaattaaaatagtatTACCAGCTCGTACATTTAACATGAAATCTGTAATCGTTTCAGGGATCCAAGAAAACGATTTCTGCTTGAACTGAAGCTCGCCTGAAGCGCAACAACGCTTTCACAAACTCCAATCCACCATTTTCAGAAGCTGGCTTAACAGTCATACTCTCAAGCACCGGTGACCTTAAAAGCATAAAATTGATGAAATCCAATTCGCTTTTGGTACCAGAGACGCCAGTAATTTTCACAAGTTTAAGTTGAGTGAATAGGCAGCTCCAATAGTCATATTCCCAAAAGTTGGTAACCGTTTCCATTCCAGTATTTTCCTCAGGGCGAGCCTACATAAGCTCTAAAGTATCAGCCTCGGAACTTTCCAAAGGAGCTCACAATTATGCATACGTTGTTAAGTAGGAAAGCTTAAGAAAGAACCCACAGAAGAACGAATATGCAAATATCAACTtgacataaatattaaatatttatatatgcatcaaTTCAAATTGCAAAATCAATAATAAGGAAACTCACCAAAATTTCTAGTTCTTGTAGATTAGGAGCAATTCTTAAGATGCAAAGAGCAGTCGAAGTTTCTTCTAGATCATTGAAGCTTATGCGTATAGAAAGATAATCCAGATCAACACATAGTTTAGGTGTCTTTCCCAACAAAATGCCAACAGCCAGATACTGGAGCAAAAGGAAACATAACAAGTTAACAACAGCAGAAATCATGAATATGCTATAGTACATAACACTCCTAAGAATCTCAACAACTGAACCAgcttatttaaatcataataaGATCATTAGATAGAGCTTCAAATTGTTCTTTGTAAacagaagccaaaaaaaaaaaaaaaaaaaaaagagtaaaatctGACATGTCAAATCTAAGGGAATAAGATCACCAAATTAATGATATGAGCAGAACAATTACCTTTAAAAAATAACTCTGAATTTCCAGCCTCCTAATAACGGGTAGATGGTCAAAAAACTTTTGCAAGTTGCTAGAATTGCTAAAACATCTGTTCTGGTCATTTGCAATATCCCCATATAAACCAATGGAAACTACAGCTAAACCGAAGGTATTCTTGAAACTGACATCAGTAAATACACCTCCAACGTCAAAAAACTTGAGATTTGGCGCCTCAATGTTGAGATGGGAGAATCCATCAAAGTTCATCAAAGTGAGTTTCTCAAGCATAGGACAGCTGGAAATCATATACTCAAACACATGTTGGGTCATGGTAACATGTTGAAGGTCAAGGCTTTTCAAGCACTTGAAGCCTTTAAAGGTTAAAGGGGGTTtcagcaaacaattaaataactCCAAGTGAGTTAAGTTTTGGCaagaaaacaaacaagaagGCATAAAGTAACGCTGTCCTTTCCAAATTTCAAGTACAAACTCTTTGATCGAGCCTCTAGACAGATAAAGAATCCATCTATCAATATCATTAATGGCTAGTAGATCTCGATGGGAGAGCTTAAACTTGCATATTGGGCCCATGTGAAGCAAGAGAACATGATCAATGATAGCCAAAAGCTTACTCTTGACAGTTGCTTGATCTTGAGAAGGAACTGAGAGACACTG includes the following:
- the LOC107420217 gene encoding F-box/FBD/LRR-repeat protein At1g13570 gives rise to the protein MKVREPPKTSFEMDMQLDRISDLPSHIIEQILSHLSIRDAVRTSILSSKWRYKWATIPHLVFDNQCLSVPSQDQATVKSKLLAIIDHVLLLHMGPICKFKLSHRDLLAINDIDRWILYLSRGSIKEFVLEIWKGQRYFMPSCLFSCQNLTHLELFNCLLKPPLTFKGFKCLKSLDLQHVTMTQHVFEYMISSCPMLEKLTLMNFDGFSHLNIEAPNLKFFDVGGVFTDVSFKNTFGLAVVSIGLYGDIANDQNRCFSNSSNLQKFFDHLPVIRRLEIQSYFLKYLAVGILLGKTPKLCVDLDYLSIRISFNDLEETSTALCILRIAPNLQELEILARPEENTGMETVTNFWEYDYWSCLFTQLKLVKITGVSGTKSELDFINFMLLRSPVLESMTVKPASENGGLEFVKALLRFRRASVQAEIVFLDP